One genomic segment of Candidatus Poribacteria bacterium includes these proteins:
- a CDS encoding proline--tRNA ligase translates to MFDKIVPRSEDYAKWYTQVIRQAEMADYAPVRGCMVVRPYGYALWENVKEQLDTRFKETGHQNAAFPLFIPMSFIEKEAEHVEGFKPELAVVTHGGGKKLEEPLVVRPTSETIIGYMYSQWIQSYRDLPVLINQWANVVRWELRPRLFLRTMEFFWQEGHTAHATHEEAEEETLRILDLYTDFAVNEAAIPVIPGRKSDSEKFPGALTSYTIEAMMGDKRALQAGTSHDLGQNFAKAFDIQYLDANQKQQHCWTTSWGVSTRMIGAIIMTHGDDQGLVLPPRLAPTQLVIVPIVPKNKDSDKQAVMQAVDGICETLGGVRYHVDDRHDYSPGWRFNEWELKGVPLRIEIGPRDLSKQQIVLARRDIPGKEGKIFVPIDRAAETVKQMLETIQSDMLKRATDFRDANTFKPTTYDAFKEAIENGFAYAHWCGDAACEDQVREETQATIRCLPMEQSGGDGECIVCGKSTEDIAVFARAY, encoded by the coding sequence ATGTTTGATAAAATAGTTCCCCGTAGTGAAGACTACGCAAAATGGTATACGCAGGTCATCCGTCAAGCCGAGATGGCTGACTACGCTCCCGTTCGAGGATGTATGGTAGTCCGTCCTTACGGCTACGCGCTCTGGGAGAATGTCAAAGAACAATTGGATACCCGGTTCAAAGAAACGGGACACCAAAACGCCGCCTTTCCGCTCTTCATTCCGATGAGTTTCATCGAAAAAGAAGCGGAGCATGTTGAGGGTTTTAAGCCAGAACTCGCTGTCGTCACACACGGCGGCGGAAAAAAGTTGGAAGAACCGCTTGTCGTGCGCCCAACATCTGAGACGATTATCGGCTACATGTATAGTCAGTGGATCCAGTCCTATCGAGATTTACCGGTACTTATCAATCAATGGGCAAACGTGGTCCGATGGGAATTGCGTCCTCGCCTTTTCCTCAGGACGATGGAATTCTTCTGGCAAGAGGGGCATACCGCTCACGCAACGCACGAGGAAGCCGAAGAGGAAACCCTACGCATTCTGGACCTCTATACCGATTTTGCAGTTAATGAAGCTGCGATACCTGTCATTCCTGGACGTAAGAGTGACAGTGAGAAGTTTCCGGGCGCACTAACTTCTTATACCATCGAGGCGATGATGGGGGATAAACGCGCACTTCAAGCTGGCACCTCACACGACTTAGGGCAGAACTTCGCCAAGGCTTTCGATATTCAGTATCTCGATGCAAACCAGAAACAGCAGCACTGCTGGACGACCAGTTGGGGAGTGAGCACCCGAATGATCGGTGCGATTATCATGACACACGGGGACGACCAAGGGTTGGTTCTGCCCCCGAGACTTGCACCCACGCAGCTCGTCATTGTGCCAATCGTTCCTAAAAATAAAGACAGTGATAAGCAAGCCGTTATGCAAGCCGTTGATGGCATTTGTGAAACTTTGGGTGGTGTCCGCTACCATGTTGACGATAGACACGACTACTCACCCGGTTGGCGATTCAACGAATGGGAACTCAAAGGCGTGCCCTTACGCATAGAGATCGGTCCCCGTGATTTGAGCAAACAGCAAATCGTCCTTGCACGGCGCGATATACCGGGCAAGGAAGGCAAAATATTTGTGCCAATTGACAGGGCTGCGGAGACAGTAAAGCAGATGCTTGAGACCATTCAATCTGACATGCTCAAACGGGCAACCGATTTCCGCGATGCGAATACCTTTAAACCTACCACCTACGACGCGTTTAAAGAGGCTATTGAAAATGGGTTCGCATACGCACATTGGTGTGGGGACGCAGCCTGTGAGGATCAAGTCAGAGAGGAAACACAAGCGACTATCCGATGCCTCCCGATGGAACAATCTGGTGGAGATGGCGAATGTATTGTTTGTGGAAAATCTACAGAAGATATCGCTGTCTTTGCGCGCGCGTATTAA